A single Fusarium oxysporum Fo47 chromosome IV, complete sequence DNA region contains:
- a CDS encoding TVP18/Calcium channel flower, producing the protein MIICLAVGIANIFSFNVVRIIFCAFAIASAFVILFIEVPLLLRICPTSGKFDETIRKISTNYMRAAAYGVMSALQFISNVSGASSLIAAAVFLLLTALCYLLAGIKGQAFVGSKTLGGQGVAQMIV; encoded by the exons ATGATCATCTGTCTGGCTGTTGGAATCGCCAACATCTTTTCGTTTAATGTAGTTCGCATTATCTTCTGCGCCTTTGCTAT CGCATCGGCCTTTGTCATTCTTTTCATCGAGgtccctcttcttctccgaATCTGCCCAACCTCCGGCAAGTTCGATGAGACGATTCGCAAGATCTCGACCAATTATATGCGCGCGGCCGCCTACGGCGTCATGTCTGCTCTGCAGTTCATTAGCAATGTCAGCGGTGCAAGCAGCttgattgctgctgctgtcttCCTGCTACTGACTGCTCTTTGCTACCTGCTTGCCGGTATCAAGGGTCAGGCCTTTGTCGGCAGCAAGACCCTCGGTGGTCAGGGCGTCGCGCAGATGATTGTGTAG
- a CDS encoding altered inheritance of mitochondria protein 21: MTAAAMQQPPVIPPRPAKGQDKNDSLGNVPKIPPRPSSKRFDRSISPNPDRFAPSPFNEGIPQKSPISARFNPNDAHQDPINRPTSVSMPSIGQEGAEYSAVTHEVKPEEVQADEDDRAASPEQTRTIAEDLKLHAPKPSLPAQSAKQRVQAVTRTDSDKAAQFGIGRPGSTQGNKKQSSTNVSVSDGRPEVEDEHGIPEIGQRVPMNPHLGDVQAPSPGPGSEEFKKHHHRKHSSRGGPPGSYGLHGHGVAPLDKLEKEYYEKHPEALKREHQTPLHDRQNDFAMSKDDLNKLVRDTRSRGAGLGTSGYQATPTDEVGFQASEEYTSRLSPRPASTNEGKVQPLSFKSEIIGPDGEHTVHVDDPKHPEYRSYGNEDPAVHDEDHEYTAPILAADEVKNDDSSYSQRPAVHPPADRRGSGDLEEPTSRPLSRSSRPKSRPTSIYKNNDSQEFAPTSLDDVEEYEPLFPEEGKKEAQKPAPGNKARHYFPSKDIWEDAPDSVHFTVEVSTPDQADQAEQTEEPRRRSSAMDRPKTPAHIFAQRQEELAEQEASGPVDIQPPKNHDKPIWYESKESDSFLNNNKRPSASQRFPSKDIWEDAPESQLYETTISDTPEPEVKEEPKEELAEQNKPSIPERPARKASEDRPAIPERPKPKHTTSDEGKSKPPVSDKPKPQIPPRPTKASSGDSTEPKQKPPVPSRPAGSKIAALQAGFMSDLNKRLKLGPQAPKKEDPKPQEDLTEEKEKAPLSDARKGRARGPQRRAPAKSPAAAPSPAVQSAGPSLSFSTPQTLWSIDPEGSLSVSGERTPVSEPEPAVEKTEEPVAEPVTTQEPLPKSEPNLEPKPELRSEPESESVPVHRDPEPAAGKLPQEAEPELPAQQPAVEPSPEPAPEASLQEAEPEREQEPIQVEKSLVTNTAGESILETTVDKTEGGDAVEPVAVSDEVKQ, from the exons ATGACCGCTGCCGCCATGCAACAACCTCCCGTTATTCCTCCCCGTCCGGCTAAGGGCCAGGACAAGAATGATTCCCTGGGCAATGTTCCCAAGATTCCACCTCGTCCTTCATCGAAACGATTTGACCGCTCGATATCTCCCAATCCCGATCGATTTGCTCCCTCACCTTTCAACGAGGGCATTCCTCAAAAGAGTCCCATTTCTGCCCGATTCAACCCCAACGATGCTCATCAGGACCCAATCAACCGCCCAACCAGCGTTTCAATGCCCTCGATTGGCCAGGAGGGTGCTGAGTACAGTGCCGTGACCCACGAAGTCAAGCCTGAAGAGGTCCAGGCCGACGAGGACGACAGAGCTGCGTCACCCGAGCAAACACGTACCATTGCGGAAGACCTCAAGCTTCATGCGCCCAAGCCCTCCCTGCCAGCTCAAAGCGCCAAGCAGCGTGTCCAGGCTGTTACCCGCACCGACTCCGACAAGGCAGCACAATTTGGCATTGGCCGCCCTGGATCTACACAGGGCAACAAGAAGCAGTCTAGCACCAATGTGTCGGTCAGTGATGGCCGTCCTGAGGTGGAGGATGAGCATGGCATTCCCGAAATCGGCCAGCGCGTGCCCATGAACCCTCATCTTGGCGACGTTCAGGCCCCTTCGCCTGGACCTGGGTCCGAGGAATTCAAGAAGCACCACCATCGCAAGCACAGCTCTCGCGGTGGACCTCCAGGCAGCTATGGCCTCCACGGCCATGGTGTTGCACCATTGGACAAACTCGAGAAGGAATACTACGAGAAGCACCCTGAAGCCCTTAAGAGGGAACATCAGACTCCTCTGCATGACCGTCAAAATGACTTTGCCATGAGCAAGGATGACCTGAACAAGCTGGTCAGAGACACGCGATCTCGTGGCGCCGGCTTAG GCACATCTGGTTATCAGGCTACGCCTACTGATGAAGTTGGCTTCCAGGCCAGTGAAGAATATACTTCCCGCCTCTCTCCCCGACCCGCTTCCACCAATGAAGGCAAGGTTCAGCCTCTGTCATTTAAGTCGGAGATCATTGGCCCCGATGGTGAACATACTGTGCACGTTGACGATCCTAAGCACCCAGAGTACCGCTCGTATGGTAACGAAGATCCTGCTGTACACGACGAGGACCATGAATACACCGCACCCATTTTGGCTGCCgacgaagtcaagaatgATGATTCTTCTTACAGCCAGCGTCCTGCTGTTCATCCTCCCGCTGACCGTCGAGGTAGCGGCGACTTGGAGGAACCAACAAGTCGACCTCTGAGCAGGTCTAGCAGACCCAAGAGCAGACCCACCAGCATCTATAAGAACAATGATTCTCAAGAATTTGCTCCCACTTCTCTGGACGACGTGGAAGAATATGAGCCTCTTTTCCCTGAAGAGGGTAAGAAGGAAGCTCAGAAGCCAGCACCTGGCAACAAGGCACGACACTATTTCCCTAGCAAGGACATTTGGGAGGATGCCCCGGACAGCGTGCACTTCACTGTTGAGGTTTCGACACCAGATCAGGCGGACCAGGCAGAGCAGACAGAGGAGCCGCGACGACGATCATCTGCTATGGATCGTCCTAAAACCCCAGCTCATATCTTTGCTCAGAGACAAGAGGAACTTGCCGAGCAAGAGGCCAGTGGTCCTGTGGATATTCAGCCCCCTAAGAACCATGACAAGCCAATCTGGTACGAATCAAAGGAATCTGATTCTTTCCTtaacaacaacaagagaCCTTCCGCTAGTCAACGATTCCCCAGCAAAGATATTTGGGAAGATGCTCCCGAGAGCCAGCTCTACGAGACTACCATTTCTGATACCCCAGAACCCGAGGTTAAGGAGGAACCTAAGGAGGAACTTGCGGAGCAGAACAAGCCTTCAATTCCGGAGCGACCGGCTAGAAAAGCATCTGAGGATCGTCCTGCAATTCCAGAGCGACCCAAGCCCAAGCACACAACAAGCGATGAGGGCAAATCAAAACCTCCTGTATCTGACAAGCCAAAGCCTCAGATCCCTCCTCGGCCTACAAAAGCCTCATCAGGAGACTCGACAGAGCCCAAACAGAAGCCTCCCGTGCCTAGCCGACCGGCCGGTAGCAAGATTGCCGCCCTTCAAGCAGGCTTTATGAGCGATCTGAATAAGCGTCTCAAGTTAGGACCTCAGGCTCCTAAGAAGGAGGATCCCAAGCCGCAAGAGGATTTGAcggaagagaaggagaaggcccCGCTTTCGGATGCTCGTAAAGGTCGAGCCCGGGGCCCACAGCGTCGAGCTCCGGCAAAGAGCCCCGCTGCGGCACCGTCGCCGGCCGTGCAATCTGCAGGTCCTTCTTTATCATTCTCAACTCCCCAGACTCTCTGGTCTATTGATCCCGAGGGCTCTCTGTCAGTATCCGGTGAACGAACTCCTGTTTCTGAACCAGAGCCAGCGGTGGAAAAGACTGAGGAGCCTGTCGCTGAGCCCGTGACTACCCAAGAACCGTTACCGAAGTCTGAGCCTAATCTGGAGCCCAAGCCGGAGCTCCGATCAGAGCCTGAATCTGAATCAGTTCCAGTGCATAGGGATCCGGAACCCGCAGCAGGAAAGCtacctcaagaagctgagcCTGAGCTCCCTGCACAGCAACCTGCCGTGGAACCTTCCCCAGAGCCAGCTCCAGAGGCGTCtctccaagaagctgagCCTGAGCGTGAACAAGAACCAATTCAAGTTGAAAAGAGTCTCGTTACGAACACAGCTGGTGAGAGTATCTTGGAGACCACTGTGGACAAGACGGAGGGAGGTGATGCAGTTGAGCCTGTTGCCGTGTCTGATGAAGTTAAGCAGTAA